A stretch of Babesia bigemina genome assembly Bbig001, chromosome : III DNA encodes these proteins:
- a CDS encoding ARCHEASE, putative codes for MEASNTYVIDGVEITSKPPRARRKADVSRGRRHELEEPPSPPDSPEVDIAAEVEELASESHEFGYLDHPADVIITGSGKHFCRALESIILAMFGYITDTSLVDARSRRSISATGKSLNQLLFHVLVECLYMHNGHGFVARYVRVEGDVDVLRLLGGDTSAEVTVSLYGDIYDRKLHTCGTEIKAITYHGLKTQMTVGDQAVTLTDDPAEGTSPDAISHFLRSIDADSLKTAEFKLFAHVDI; via the coding sequence ATGGAAGCTTCCAATACCTATGTGATCGACGGCGTGGAGATAACTTCCAAGCCGCCGCGGGCGCGCCGGAAGGCCGACGTTTCCCGCGGACGCCGCCACGAGTTGGAGGAGCCGCCGTCTCCTCCGGATTCTCCCGAGGTTGACATAGCAGCTGAGGTGGAGGAGCTCGCATCCGAGTCTCACGAGTTCGGTTACCTGGATCACCCCGCGGACGTGATCATTACTGGGTCCGGTAAGCATTTTTGTCGTGCGTTGGAGTCTATCATACTGGCGATGTTCGGCTACATAACGGACACTTCGTTGGTAGATGCGCGCAGCCGTCGCAGCATTTCCGCGACAGGCAAGTCGCTTAACCAGCTGCTGTTCCACGTGCTGGTGGAATGCCTCTACATGCACAACGGTCACGGGTTCGTGGCCAGGTACGTGCGCGTCGAAGGCGACGTCGACGTACTGCGGCTGTTAGGAGGCGACACATCTGCAGAAGTGACGGTTTCGCTCTATGGCGACATATACGATCGGAAACTGCACACGTGCGGCACGGAAATCAAGGCCATCACGTATCACGGGTTgaagacgcagatgacagtGGGCGACCAGGCAGTGACTCTGACGGATGACCCAGCCGAAGGCACATCTCCTGACGCCATATCGCATTTCCTCCGCAGTATTGACGCGGATTCGCTGAAGACAGCTGAGTTTAAGCTGTTCGCTCACGTGGACATCTGA
- a CDS encoding 50S ribosomal protein L15, putative, with protein sequence MDAAALVLAALWSVSIAACRRLTFIGSRTLRNSLGTYNNVTWARVMPVQASRLDTPDTETPCDDDSSKNAPPLDDPDDLSEQLGYQYTEEDLQRERDEIRDFYEINTFSMKRDKLPRAHPLYKFLREERKKAIKLERIHKWRQAEGRRQEWRDFFNSVKCQNGTCENIFTEEQQDVWKRLMDKTMQIAEPLLEEVEAILSNNKLSLEKRNELAVEVRKQIKDVQEQVFKEFEPEMLACGALQKTQEYFANVPTYVMDVCQPDINHNVYIKPENCTLPADIVWSNTVLGSGREPNEPFWKFHLLPSLGQKKKKRLGRGHGSGHGGSSTRGCKGQKHRSGRYINPVFEGGQMPLYRRLPKFVGRPVGPGHRHSRREYQLIPIHQLNVAREGMVVDWATLECLGARLGRYKRGHPIKVIGGKKYAGVAKPLTVRNLIVKAHAFTRSAAREIMDLGGRCMLLRPKTVDIVEEEYHPDVPRARRYIFSGKISRRERRRREIKQRIWEEMQKSASSGTAPTETSDTTDQPPLATPETIASSTAENSISPADGATLPPDESPSPVSDMPPGEEAHSPPGESDQLQTESPEIAEEHDDKHCDAISPQSHTDAPVTQSNTTISAPAEAEENPGISRPDEDPTTADDGGEPPPKRRRGRKPKSLSADNP encoded by the exons ATGGACGCAGCTGCTCTAGTACTGGCGGCACTGTGGTCGGTGTCGATTGCTGCGTGCAGAAGGCTGACATTTATCGGCAGCAGGACGCTTAGGAACTCGTTGGGGACGTATAATAATGTAACATGGGCCAGGGTGATGCCTGTGCAGGCATCCCGGCTGGATACTCCTGATACTGAAACACCATGTGATGACGACTCGTCAAAAAATGCACCTCCTTTGGACGATCCCGACGACCTTTCCGAACAGCTCGGCTATCAGTACACGGAAGAGGACCTGCAGCGTGAGCGTGACGAAATTAGGGACTTTTACGAAATCAACACCTTCAGCATGA AAAGGGACAAGCTTCCTCGAGCTCACCCGTTGTACAAGTTCCTACGAGAAGAGCGCAAGAAAGCGATAAAGCTTGAGCGTATCCACAAGTGGAGGCAGGCTGAAGGACGCCGCCAGGAGTGGCGGGATTTCTTCAATTCAGTCAAG TGTCAGAATGGAACGTGTGAGAACATTTTTACCGAGGAACAGCAGGATGTGTGGAAACGTCTAATGGACAAGACAATGCAGATCGCCGAGCCACTGCTCGAGGAGGTTGAGGCGATTCTGTCGAACAATAAGCTGTCCCTGGAGAAGCGCAACGAATTGGCTGTTGAGGTGCGAAAACAGATTAAGGATGTTCAGGAGCAGGTGTTCAAGGAGTTTGAGCCCGAGATGTTGGCGTGCGGCGCGCTGCAGAAAACGCAGGAGTACTTCGCCAACGTCCCGACCTACGTGATGGACGTGTGCCAGCCTGACATAAATCACAACGTGTACATAAAGCCGGAGAACTGCACACTCCCCGCTGATATAGTATGGTCAAACACGGTTCTGGGCAGTGGCCGTGAGCCGAACGAGCCGTTTTGGAAGTTCCACCTGCTGCCGTCGTTAGGGCAGAAGAAAAAGAAGCGCCTAGGACGTGGCCACGGGAGCGGCCACGGAGGCAGTTCAACACGTGGTTGTAAGGGGCAGAAGCACAGATCTGGACGTTACATAAACCCGGTATTCGAGGGGGGTCAGATGCCCCTCTACCGTAGGCTGCCGAAGTTCGTTGGCCGGCCCGTGGGTCCAGGCCATCGCCACAGTCGCAGGGAATACCAGCTTATCCCTATCCACCAGCTTAACGTCGCACGGGAGGGTATGGTTGTCGACTGGGCAACACTCGAGTGCCTGGGAGCACGGCTTGGTCGGTACAAGCGTGGCCATCCGATCAAGGTGATCGGCGGCAAGAAATACGCGGGTGTTGCGAAGCCTTTGACCGTTCGCAACCTGATAGTCAAGGCCCATGCATTTACACGTTCCGCTGCTCGCGAAATTATGGATCTTGGCGGCCGATGCATGCTGCTTCGCCCTAAGACTGTGGACATCGTGGAGGAGGAGTATCACCCGGACGTCCCTCGCGCTCGCCGTTATATTTTCAGCGGCAAGATATCGCGTCGTGAGCGTCGTAGGCGTGAAATCAAGCAACGTATATGGGAGGAGATGCAAAAATCCGCCTCCAGTGGTACTGCGCCTACCGAGACATCAGACACAACGGACCAGCCACCGTTGGCCACTCCGGAAACTATCGCATCGTCTACCGCTGAAAACTCAATTTCACCAGCTGATGGCGCTACACTACCGCCCGACGAATCACCATCACCTGTGTCTGACATGCCGCCTGGTGAAGAGGCGCATTCACCTCCAGGCGAATCGGACCAACTACAAACTGAATCGCCTGAAATCGCCGAAGAACATGATGACAAGCATTGCGACGCAATATCTCCACAATCGCATACGGATGCCCCCGTAACACAAAGTAATACGACAATATCAGCCCCAGCTGAAGCCGAGGAGAACCCAGGGATTTCGCGACCTGACGAGGACCCAACCACAGCAGATGATGGTGGCGAACCGCCTCCCAAGCGCCGCCGTGGCCGAAAGCCAAAGTCACTGTCGGCCGATAACCCTTAG